GGCCAGACCCCGCTGGGAATCGAAGCCAGGAAGTACCTGGACGCCGGGGACTTCGTACCGGACAGCGTGACCAACAAAATGGTCCGGGACCGCCTCAACGAAGCCGACGTCCAGGACGGTTTTCTCCTCGACGGATACCCGCGAACCACCGCCCAGGTCGATTACCTGGACTACATCATCGCCGGGAAGGATGAAAAGCTCGACGTCGTCCTGCAGATCACGGCCGACGACCAGGAACTTGTTGCCCGCTTGCTGGGACGCGCCAAGGAGACCGGGCGCAGCGACGACAACGAAGCTGTCATCCGCCACCGCCTTGATCTCTACCACGAGCAGACCGAAGCCGTTGTGGCCAGGTACGCAGCCCGCGGAATCCTGGCCAGGGTTGGCGGGATCGGCGGAATCGGCGAGGTCACCGACAACGTGATGAGCATCCTCGAGGTTCTCTTCAAGGTCCCAGCCGGAAACGGACAGTAGTACTTCAGCCGCCTGCACCGGTGATCCCTTCACCGCTGTCGAGCCTGTCGGAAACCATCCGTGGAACCGGCAGGCTCGACTATCGTGGCACGTGCTTCCCTCGCCCTAGCGTGCACCGGCCACCGGCTTCCTGAACCGTGGGGGTTCTTCAAAACAGGGATCCCAAGAGTATTCGAATCGAGAGGAATCGGGGTCCACGGCCCCCCCTTCCAGTCAGGGGGCCCGGTCTTCGCGGCGGTTCTGCGTCCAGCCGATCATCGTTTTCCCGTGAGTTCGGGAAAACTGAAGGGACTCCGTCGCAGACTTCACCATTGCCTCGACGCCAAGGACGTTAGACCGGCCTCCAGGGAGCGGAAGTACAGCGAAACACTTTCCTCCGCGCTACGGCGTGGCTGGAGATGGCCGAGAACGTCGCTGCTTCCTACTCTCGTGTTACGAGTGATTCTGCGGATTTGAACCGCTGGGGGAGTGTTCCACAACCGAGGAAATGAGACATCGCAGAGTCAGCGTGGTTTCCCCACTAGGGTTGCCGACATGGACATATTGATTGGCGCAATAGCGGTGCTTGGGGTGCCAGCCGGTTTGGCTGGCCTTTGGTACTGGTCCTCGCGAAGTAATCGACGGAAAGGTGTCAGGCGCCGAGGTAGTGGGGAACTCTTCGGAATCGCGGACGAAATCTTCCGCCCGCAAACTCATCAGGCTCAACAGATACAAAAGATCCAGCATGAGCTTCCAGCGCCGGCCCCATCCCCTGGAGATCCTCCGGCACCCAAGCCTTAGGAATCGTCTTTCTCTCGTCCCAGTTCTAACGAGGTGGGACACACACTCATGACTAGCAGACAGGTTTGCCAAACCGGCTCCCCGACCTCCAGCATTGCGTGCATGGGCAACGATCCGGAGGCAGTGGCGCAACGGTGGGTCAGAGCCTTGTCGTTAGATGACCTCGAAGCAGCGGTGGACTGCTTCGACAGGGCCTATTTTGACGAGGCTCCGACACGTCGCGGGGAATCCGTTCGGGGGCAAGACGCTGTGCGGCAAAATTTCGAGACACTGCTCCGTGACCTGCCTGACCTGACGGCGAAGATTTCCCGGACGGTATCTGGCGAGGACGAGGTATTGGCTGCTGGCACCCAAGGTGAGGTGGAGCTGTCCATGGTTGGGGGCAATCCGGGTTATCCAAACGCGTTGGGGATTGTCAGGTCAGCTGAAGCTGTGGAGGTACTGGTCCGCATCAGCCCAGATCTCAGCATTGAAGGTAGGCCACTGCGTCCCGGAGTACCTGTTGCGAGGTTCGGTCACCGGATTTCCACGATGCTAACTCGTATGCCCAGACCAGGGGCCACCGTTTTTCGAGTGGGATGGCCTGAATCTTCAAGTCCTGCAGAGTTGCCTTCCACAGGTCTCGGATGTCGTCAGGATCCTCGTTGTCTGCGCCGGCCAGGATGCGAAGGTTCTCCGAATCCATGCCGTTGCCCAGCCACCGAGCAGCAATGTCAGGGAAGTCGTCGGCATGCAACAGCCCTGAAGCGAACAATGCCATTGCCTGGGCAGGGGTGGGCTGAAGCTTGATGTAATCAGCCTTGCACGCGTGCCGCACGATATGAGTGCGTCACACTTCTAGGGGGCCCGGGAGGCTGCGGTTCAGGTCGGAAAGGATGGGTGGGTCTTCATCCCAGAGATCCAATAGCCCCTCCAAGCCATGTTCCCTCACGCGCCGGGCTTCTTCGGCGAAAACCGGAGTGGCGTCCAGGAAGACTACGTGATGCCCGTTGTCGAGTTGCAGCGGCGGTATGAAGTCGTCGGTTCTCTCAAGCATCAGCCAAGACCGGAAGGGCAGGCCGTTGAGGACGCGGCTATTGCTCGGAGTCACGAGGTGGCCGGGTTCCAGGAATGTCCCACTCGAGATCAGATCATTGGCCATCATGGCGAATGCCGCTCTGAATGTCTCATTGCCAGTGGAGACGCACGTATACAGTTCGAACCCGTGTCCGTGGTTCAAGGGAGCTGGCACCAGCGCGTGAAGTCCAACCGTCGCATACAGGTGAAACCGGTGACGGGATGTGCCACTCGGCCACTCGAGCACCCCAATCGTGCCTGGCCTGTTGTCGAACTTCCAATATTCTGGCTCGGCGCCAAAGTGCGTTTCGTAGTGAGCGTCAACCGCTTTTACGCTGCCCAAGTTCATCACCCCCTGTCGTACTTGGTCGTGTATAGCCTAGGGCTTCCCGTTAGGGTGTTGGGAGTCGGGCTTCTTGCTCGTGGGTTTAGATGGCCAGGGCCTCGACAGTTGCAACATAGCGTGCCGCCGTCAGCAGGGCCAGTGGCTTCTGTAGGCACTCGGCGCCCGAGTCTGGTCCGATAACGGCAACGTCGCATGCAGTGCGGCCAGGGGATTCCATCGCGAAAACGCCCGGGGAACGCGGCCATGACATCCTGGTCACCCAACACGGCTGCGCCAGCTATGCCGTCGCCATCAGCGGCGATGTCCGCTACCGGCTAACACAAACGGCCCACCCAAGGTGCCG
Above is a window of Arthrobacter pascens DNA encoding:
- a CDS encoding suppressor of fused domain protein, producing MNLGSVKAVDAHYETHFGAEPEYWKFDNRPGTIGVLEWPSGTSRHRFHLYATVGLHALVPAPLNHGHGFELYTCVSTGNETFRAAFAMMANDLISSGTFLEPGHLVTPSNSRVLNGLPFRSWLMLERTDDFIPPLQLDNGHHVVFLDATPVFAEEARRVREHGLEGLLDLWDEDPPILSDLNRSLPGPLEV
- a CDS encoding adenylate kinase, whose product is MTRILIIGPPGSGKGTQAERISERLGVAAISTGDIFRANVKGQTPLGIEARKYLDAGDFVPDSVTNKMVRDRLNEADVQDGFLLDGYPRTTAQVDYLDYIIAGKDEKLDVVLQITADDQELVARLLGRAKETGRSDDNEAVIRHRLDLYHEQTEAVVARYAARGILARVGGIGGIGEVTDNVMSILEVLFKVPAGNGQ